A region of Candidatus Leptovillus gracilis DNA encodes the following proteins:
- a CDS encoding TVP38/TMEM64 family protein — MQTFWQKFDRLFLLPSSPIGRSSAKPLAANSFFRRFGFLIILLALLAGVLLWQIRESVWTLLSLVGDQEAVSAYLRSYGAWGPLILAVAQLVQVFVVVIPGHVFLIAAGYVYGFVPGLVLNLVYIVVASQLAFALARWAGRPLVEHLVDKKTLDRWYRVGEKQGFLFFTIAFVMPVFPTDAMNFVGGLSGISGMKFLAANILGRLPSAIMLTMIGAYGLEFGPKTWFTIGGLAVVVLIIGRIIVARIEARHM; from the coding sequence ATGCAAACATTTTGGCAAAAATTTGACCGCTTGTTTCTTCTGCCGTCTTCTCCTATCGGGCGCAGTTCGGCTAAGCCATTGGCAGCTAACTCCTTCTTCCGCCGCTTCGGCTTTCTTATTATTCTCCTGGCCCTGTTGGCAGGGGTTTTGCTCTGGCAAATACGCGAATCGGTGTGGACCTTACTCTCATTGGTCGGCGACCAGGAAGCCGTCAGCGCTTATTTGCGCAGCTACGGCGCTTGGGGGCCGCTGATCCTGGCTGTGGCCCAACTGGTGCAGGTATTTGTGGTTGTCATTCCCGGCCACGTATTCCTGATAGCTGCCGGTTATGTCTACGGTTTTGTGCCGGGTCTCGTTTTGAACCTGGTATACATTGTGGTGGCCAGCCAGTTGGCGTTTGCTCTGGCGCGATGGGCGGGACGGCCGTTAGTTGAACACCTGGTAGATAAAAAAACTCTGGACCGCTGGTATCGCGTCGGCGAAAAACAAGGATTCCTCTTCTTCACAATTGCCTTTGTGATGCCCGTCTTCCCCACCGACGCCATGAACTTTGTGGGCGGTCTATCCGGTATTTCTGGGATGAAATTCCTGGCTGCCAACATATTGGGGCGGCTGCCCAGCGCCATTATGTTGACGATGATTGGCGCTTATGGCCTGGAATTTGGTCCCAAGACCTGGTTCACTATTGGCGGCCTGGCGGTGGTAGTGCTGATCATCGGCCGCATCATTGTGGCGCGCATCGAAGCGCGGCACATGTGA
- a CDS encoding alpha/beta hydrolase, which produces MQKTKWHPYELIYQGYHTVSGTLRVTQGVLSPRLHNRRDIFVYLPPSYAYSQRHYPVLYMHDGQNLFDNARSFAGEWRVDETMERMGHERHLEAIVVGIPNMGHQRMDEYSPFYHPGFGGGKGDEYLGFIVHTLKPLIDQDFRTLPGKPYTGIMGSSMGGLISLYAFFHHADVFGFAGVMSPSLWFANYAMLEYVETAVFNPGRLYMDAGTREYGDANMETTKPRADSRHYYASVRRLKRILVSKGYRPQRDLLHVEEKWAAHNEAAWERRLPVAIEFFLRGNGVSSPTNES; this is translated from the coding sequence TTGCAGAAAACAAAATGGCATCCTTATGAACTGATTTACCAGGGGTATCACACCGTCAGCGGCACATTGCGCGTCACACAAGGCGTTTTGAGTCCGCGGCTGCACAATCGGCGCGACATCTTTGTCTATTTACCGCCCTCCTATGCCTACAGCCAACGGCATTACCCCGTCCTCTACATGCACGACGGCCAAAACCTATTCGATAACGCCCGCAGCTTTGCCGGTGAATGGCGCGTGGATGAGACGATGGAACGCATGGGCCACGAGCGTCACCTGGAAGCCATCGTCGTGGGCATTCCCAACATGGGCCACCAACGCATGGATGAATACAGCCCCTTCTACCACCCCGGTTTCGGCGGCGGCAAAGGCGATGAGTACCTGGGGTTTATTGTCCACACCCTCAAGCCGCTCATTGACCAGGATTTCCGCACCCTGCCGGGCAAGCCGTACACCGGCATCATGGGGTCTTCGATGGGAGGGTTGATCAGCCTCTATGCTTTTTTCCACCATGCCGACGTGTTTGGTTTTGCCGGGGTGATGAGTCCGTCCTTGTGGTTTGCTAATTATGCTATGTTGGAGTATGTGGAAACGGCCGTATTCAACCCCGGCCGCTTATATATGGATGCCGGCACACGCGAATATGGCGACGCCAACATGGAAACGACAAAACCCCGCGCCGATTCCCGCCACTATTATGCCAGCGTGCGCCGCCTCAAGCGCATTCTGGTGAGCAAAGGCTACCGGCCGCAGCGTGACCTGCTGCACGTCGAAGAAAAGTGGGCCGCCCACAACGAAGCCGCCTGGGAACGACGCCTGCCCGTAGCCATCGAATTTTTCCTGCGTGGCAACGGCGTTTCATCGCCCACCAACGAGTCCTAG
- a CDS encoding phosphoribosyltransferase: MRREVLTWSDIDKLIDYLAPQIHGRYDSMMIVTRGGIIPGGMLAEALNITYILTASVRFPADFPGLQSHIQSKYAIPEFIQFPDSELLEGRRILVVDDVWTKGRNITTVANRIDAAGGIPDTCVLHYKPTTSLYPGLTPTYYAAVTDAYIIYPWELDRGPEVLGVWN, from the coding sequence ATGCGTCGTGAAGTATTAACCTGGTCTGACATAGACAAACTGATTGATTATTTAGCGCCGCAGATACACGGCCGTTACGATTCGATGATGATTGTGACTCGCGGCGGCATTATCCCCGGCGGCATGTTGGCCGAGGCGCTGAACATCACCTACATTCTAACCGCCTCCGTGCGCTTCCCGGCCGATTTCCCCGGCCTGCAATCGCACATACAAAGCAAATACGCCATCCCCGAATTTATCCAGTTTCCCGACAGCGAACTGCTAGAAGGACGGCGCATCCTGGTGGTAGACGATGTCTGGACCAAAGGGCGCAATATCACTACCGTCGCCAACCGCATAGACGCCGCCGGGGGCATCCCCGACACCTGTGTCTTACACTACAAGCCTACCACCTCCCTCTATCCTGGCCTGACGCCCACTTACTACGCGGCCGTCACCGACGCCTATATTATTTACCCCTGGGAGCTTGATCGCGGCCCAGAAGTGTTGGGGGTGTGGAACTGA
- a CDS encoding deoxynucleoside kinase, whose protein sequence is MNSNYIAIEGVIGVGKTTLARLLQPRFDASVLLEVFEENPFLAEFYGDRERYAFQTQIFFLLSRYHQQHQAVPEALRRGALISDYTFAKDELFAWLNLKDDELAMYGRVHAALGEKIPKPTLIVYLQADHDLLMRRITLRDRPYERNMDPGYIRELTAAYEAWLSNLQDIPVLTINTNDLDFLAREEDLAYVESIIRAALAQQPTAAAVSEARQTVLNGGGLSAYQQFHRQLDAGAGLDPDLFFNYVLLMEEAGQIAGELVKVWGEGQRLMADGRSAAEAYQDALARHRAGLRSELAELLAYTLKLANYAGIDLEQAYLEKIKNA, encoded by the coding sequence ATGAACTCCAACTACATCGCCATCGAAGGCGTCATTGGCGTGGGCAAAACCACCCTGGCGCGGCTGTTGCAGCCCCGTTTCGACGCTTCCGTCTTGCTGGAAGTGTTTGAGGAAAACCCGTTCCTGGCCGAATTTTACGGCGACCGGGAGCGTTACGCCTTCCAGACGCAAATTTTTTTTCTCCTCAGCCGCTATCACCAACAGCATCAGGCCGTGCCCGAAGCGCTGCGGCGCGGCGCGCTCATCTCTGACTATACCTTTGCCAAAGATGAGCTGTTTGCCTGGTTGAATTTGAAGGACGACGAGCTGGCGATGTACGGCCGTGTTCATGCCGCCCTGGGTGAGAAAATCCCCAAACCCACTCTCATCGTCTATTTGCAGGCCGACCATGACCTGCTGATGCGCCGCATCACCTTGCGTGACCGCCCCTACGAACGCAACATGGACCCCGGCTACATCCGCGAACTAACGGCCGCTTACGAGGCCTGGCTCTCCAACCTGCAAGACATCCCCGTGCTGACCATCAACACCAACGACCTGGACTTTTTGGCCCGCGAGGAGGACCTGGCCTACGTGGAGAGCATCATTCGCGCTGCGCTGGCGCAACAGCCCACGGCTGCCGCCGTCAGCGAAGCGCGCCAGACGGTGCTAAACGGCGGCGGGTTATCCGCCTATCAGCAGTTCCATCGGCAGTTAGACGCCGGTGCGGGTTTGGACCCGGACCTGTTTTTTAATTATGTACTGCTGATGGAAGAAGCGGGGCAAATTGCCGGGGAACTGGTGAAGGTGTGGGGCGAAGGGCAGCGGTTGATGGCCGACGGCCGTTCTGCCGCCGAAGCCTATCAAGACGCCCTGGCCCGCCATCGCGCCGGTCTACGCAGCGAACTGGCTGAACTGCTGGCCTACACCCTCAAACTCGCCAACTACGCCGGCATAGACCTGGAACAGGCGTACCTGGAAAAGATAAAAAACGCGTAA
- a CDS encoding quinate 5-dehydrogenase, giving the protein MKRAVSVSLGSSERDKKVEIELFGEKVIIERQGTDGDVDKAIARFTELDGQVDAFGVGGIDLWVQMGEKRYPIHDAQKLVKNVRQTPVVDGSGLKNTLERMVVQTLIAELGPQYATGKALITVGVDRYGMTLAFFENNYQVVCGDLMFALGIAIPVRSLKQLHLLAKLLIPIATRLPLKMLYPTGEKQDEIVPKFTKYYDWATVIAGDCHYIRRHMPDNLAGKVIVTNTTTQKDMDLFRQRGVTHVLTTTPQLDGRSFGTNMMEAALTAVANKNRPLTHAELADMLKQLDMKPAVHTL; this is encoded by the coding sequence GTTTGGTGAAAAAGTTATCATTGAACGGCAGGGTACAGACGGTGACGTAGACAAAGCCATCGCTCGCTTTACTGAGTTAGACGGCCAGGTAGACGCTTTTGGCGTGGGCGGCATAGATTTGTGGGTACAAATGGGCGAAAAACGGTACCCCATCCACGACGCGCAAAAGCTGGTGAAAAATGTGCGCCAGACGCCGGTGGTAGATGGCAGCGGCCTGAAAAACACCCTGGAACGCATGGTGGTACAAACGCTCATCGCCGAGTTGGGGCCGCAGTACGCCACCGGCAAGGCCCTCATCACCGTCGGCGTAGACCGCTATGGCATGACATTGGCCTTTTTTGAGAACAACTACCAGGTGGTCTGCGGCGACCTCATGTTTGCCCTGGGCATCGCCATCCCGGTGCGCTCGCTGAAACAGCTTCACCTGCTGGCGAAGTTGTTGATCCCCATCGCCACCCGCCTGCCGCTGAAAATGCTCTACCCCACCGGCGAAAAACAAGACGAGATTGTGCCCAAGTTCACCAAGTATTACGATTGGGCGACCGTGATTGCCGGTGACTGCCACTACATTCGGCGGCATATGCCGGACAATCTGGCCGGTAAGGTGATTGTGACCAACACCACCACGCAAAAAGATATGGACCTGTTCCGGCAGCGGGGCGTGACGCATGTATTGACAACAACGCCGCAGTTAGACGGCCGTTCCTTTGGCACAAATATGATGGAAGCGGCACTCACGGCCGTTGCCAACAAAAATCGCCCCCTCACCCACGCCGAACTTGCCGACATGCTCAAACAATTGGACATGAAACCGGCCGTGCATACGTTGTAA
- a CDS encoding nucleotidyltransferase family protein — MDCVIIAGGLAAPEDPMYALTQGKPKALLPMGDRTMLERVVDAMHNAKSVDDVAVIGLGSDMGMTFQRPVYHLPDHGSLVGNIIAGLTWARQRRPGVTAVLGASADVPLLTGPMVDELVAMCQPFDAGLYYTYATREIMEKRFPHSNRTFVKLKGMEISGGDIGIMNPATIDNNEELFDALANARKHAWKIARVVGFGLLLKFLFRRLGIKEIEEEGRRVLGVPIRAVSLPYAEMAMDADKPHQVEMLRAELEKLHR, encoded by the coding sequence ATGGACTGCGTTATCATCGCTGGCGGGCTGGCGGCCCCCGAAGACCCCATGTACGCCCTGACCCAGGGCAAACCCAAAGCGCTGCTGCCTATGGGCGACCGCACCATGCTGGAGCGCGTCGTAGACGCCATGCACAACGCCAAATCGGTAGACGACGTCGCGGTTATTGGCCTGGGCAGCGACATGGGCATGACATTTCAGCGCCCCGTCTACCATCTGCCCGACCACGGCAGCCTGGTGGGCAACATCATTGCCGGACTAACTTGGGCGCGGCAGCGACGGCCCGGCGTAACGGCCGTACTCGGCGCTTCAGCCGATGTGCCCCTGCTCACCGGCCCGATGGTAGATGAGTTGGTGGCGATGTGCCAACCTTTCGACGCCGGTCTGTATTACACCTACGCCACGCGGGAAATTATGGAAAAGCGCTTCCCCCACTCCAACCGCACCTTTGTCAAGCTGAAGGGCATGGAGATTTCCGGCGGCGACATCGGCATCATGAACCCGGCGACCATTGACAACAACGAGGAGTTGTTTGATGCCCTGGCGAATGCCCGCAAACATGCCTGGAAAATTGCCCGCGTGGTGGGCTTTGGCCTGCTGCTGAAATTTTTATTCCGTCGCTTGGGGATAAAAGAGATCGAGGAAGAAGGCCGCCGCGTGCTGGGCGTGCCCATCCGAGCCGTCAGCCTGCCATATGCAGAGATGGCGATGGACGCCGACAAACCGCACCAGGTGGAAATGCTGCGGGCAGAACTAGAAAAGCTGCACCGGTGA
- a CDS encoding G5 domain-containing protein, whose product MTSRFFQLRYTWLMWGFTAVLGLFLLMSGCVAAPGEETLGRGTGNSPGLATIPARWGSGRTAGHTITIRNGSSHQTLHTTAPTVGAALAEAGITLYAADTVEPPPNSPVTPGMTIQVHTSFPVTIQADGSLIQTRARHTNALDIIAAAGVTLVGMDYTKPGPETAVQPNGVIQVIRVTEDFRVEEQPIPYTTIWQARADLPLDTQTVVSPGVPGLAQNRARVRYENGVEVSREVDSQWVVHEPVNEVVGYGTKISLGVVQTEQGPREYWRVVRMRVTSYTAASSGKEPDDPSYGLTASGLPAGKGVVAIDRNIVPFRSQVFVPGYGVAVAGDTGGGVRGRWIDLGWDEDNFAAWSGYVDVYYLTPVPPPEDINYILPAVLP is encoded by the coding sequence ATGACGAGTCGTTTTTTCCAACTACGGTACACCTGGTTGATGTGGGGCTTTACGGCCGTTCTGGGTCTGTTCCTGCTGATGTCTGGCTGCGTCGCAGCGCCGGGAGAGGAAACACTAGGGCGCGGGACGGGCAATTCCCCTGGTCTGGCTACAATACCGGCCAGATGGGGCAGCGGCCGTACCGCCGGGCACACCATCACCATCCGCAACGGCAGCAGCCACCAGACCTTGCACACAACCGCGCCAACCGTTGGCGCAGCCCTGGCTGAAGCGGGCATCACCCTTTACGCCGCCGACACCGTAGAACCGCCGCCCAACAGCCCGGTGACGCCGGGCATGACCATCCAGGTACACACTTCTTTCCCCGTGACCATTCAGGCCGATGGCAGCCTGATTCAGACACGCGCGCGCCACACCAATGCGCTGGACATCATCGCCGCTGCCGGCGTCACGCTGGTGGGGATGGATTATACAAAGCCGGGACCGGAAACGGCCGTGCAGCCCAATGGCGTCATCCAGGTCATTCGCGTCACCGAAGATTTTCGCGTCGAAGAGCAGCCTATTCCCTATACCACCATCTGGCAGGCCAGAGCCGATCTGCCGCTGGACACGCAAACCGTCGTCAGCCCTGGTGTGCCGGGGTTGGCGCAAAACCGCGCCCGCGTCCGTTACGAAAACGGCGTCGAAGTGAGCCGGGAAGTTGACAGCCAATGGGTGGTTCATGAACCGGTCAATGAAGTGGTGGGGTATGGCACAAAAATCAGCCTGGGGGTGGTGCAAACAGAGCAGGGACCGCGTGAATATTGGCGGGTTGTGCGAATGCGCGTCACCTCCTACACGGCCGCCAGTTCCGGCAAAGAACCAGACGATCCAAGTTATGGCCTTACGGCCAGCGGTCTGCCGGCCGGTAAAGGCGTGGTCGCCATTGACCGCAACATTGTGCCGTTTCGCTCGCAGGTGTTTGTGCCGGGATATGGCGTGGCCGTGGCCGGAGATACCGGCGGCGGGGTGCGCGGCCGGTGGATTGACCTGGGCTGGGATGAAGACAATTTTGCGGCCTGGTCTGGCTATGTGGACGTGTATTACCTGACACCCGTGCCGCCACCGGAAGACATCAACTATATTTTACCGGCCGTGCTGCCATAA